From the genome of Cytobacillus firmus, one region includes:
- a CDS encoding RidA family protein, with translation MKKISLIHSQVLPAVDYAYASHVPAGMDLYFMAGACPLDQEGRVPEGIRYEEQAKLCVENLKAALQECGAELTDVAYTRVLVASSDQSDLVAVWHAVREEFGSHDAPSTLSGVTVLGYRGQLVEIEAVAALPQNAK, from the coding sequence ATGAAGAAAATCTCATTAATACATTCGCAGGTTTTACCTGCAGTTGACTATGCTTACGCATCCCATGTCCCTGCTGGAATGGATCTTTATTTTATGGCAGGAGCCTGCCCGCTCGACCAAGAAGGAAGAGTGCCTGAGGGAATCAGATATGAAGAACAGGCCAAGCTGTGTGTAGAAAACCTGAAAGCAGCCTTACAGGAATGTGGTGCTGAATTAACGGATGTGGCCTATACAAGAGTCCTCGTTGCATCCTCTGACCAGTCAGATTTGGTGGCCGTATGGCATGCTGTTAGAGAAGAATTCGGTTCTCATGATGCTCCAAGTACATTGTCTGGTGTCACCGTTTTAGGTTATAGGGGCCAATTAGTTGAGATAGAAGCGGTTGCTGCCTTGCCCCAAAACGCAAAATAA
- the blaOXA gene encoding class D beta-lactamase, with amino-acid sequence MKWMRRAGMAVLAVLVLLAGTGAEALGGRENTKELHIEEAFAGKEGTMVLKNLKNDKVYVYNKERSIERLTPESTFKVANALIGLETAAVRDEYEVKRWDGVEREFESWNRDHSLASAMRESAIWFYQDLARTIGEKNMQEYVTKISYGNQDISGGIDSFWLNSSLRISAAEQAGFIEKLVKEKLPFTEKNQKIVKRMMIQDEQDHFILHGKTGTRLSDLGLGWYVGFIETDKGTWVFAVNFDGTGTEAKNIALEVLKEKKILK; translated from the coding sequence ATGAAGTGGATGAGGAGAGCGGGGATGGCTGTTCTTGCGGTATTAGTGCTGCTGGCAGGTACAGGTGCTGAGGCATTAGGCGGAAGAGAAAACACGAAGGAGCTGCACATTGAAGAGGCTTTTGCAGGTAAAGAGGGAACTATGGTTCTCAAAAATCTTAAGAATGACAAGGTGTATGTCTATAACAAGGAGAGGAGTATAGAGAGATTGACGCCGGAGTCAACCTTCAAAGTCGCTAATGCCCTAATCGGGCTCGAGACTGCAGCAGTCCGAGATGAGTACGAGGTGAAAAGGTGGGATGGAGTCGAACGGGAATTCGAAAGCTGGAACCGGGATCATTCGCTTGCTTCTGCCATGAGGGAATCGGCTATCTGGTTTTATCAGGACCTGGCGAGAACCATTGGGGAGAAAAATATGCAGGAATACGTTACAAAAATTTCCTACGGTAACCAGGACATATCCGGCGGTATTGATTCGTTCTGGCTGAACAGCAGCCTGAGAATATCTGCAGCAGAACAAGCTGGTTTTATCGAAAAGCTCGTGAAGGAGAAGCTGCCTTTTACTGAAAAAAATCAAAAAATAGTCAAACGAATGATGATTCAGGATGAACAGGATCACTTCATTTTACATGGCAAAACTGGGACAAGGCTCTCTGACTTGGGACTTGGCTGGTATGTTGGTTTTATAGAAACAGATAAGGGCACATGGGTGTTTGCGGTGAATTTCGATGGAACAGGCACTGAAGCCAAAAATATTGCTTTGGAAGTATTGAAGGAGAAAAAAATTCTTAAATAG
- a CDS encoding PLP-dependent aminotransferase family protein has product MGNKYDEVIEEIQSRLDDERLKSGEKLPSIRRLAKEFNCSINTVLKAYSELEKAHLIYSVPKSGYFAVGSDMPKKQTQIKIDFVSAGPDKSKMPYRDYQHCMNQAIELYKEEMFQYSHPLGLESLRQQLSAQLQDLQVFAPPERIAVVSGSQQALDLLISLPFPNNKNEICAEQPTHFSFIDSIISRGLKPIGIEVSQKGIDLNYLEKIFRERSVKFFYTVSRFQNPTGCSYSNQEKKHIVELAQKYDVYIIEDDYMGDLDTRKKADPMFAFDPCGRVIYTKSFSKVLLPGLRLGLAVLPEALMKSFTQAKFAADVHTPVLTQGALEIYLSSGMFKAHIEKLRRQYKKKGTILKKAYLEHLPPGAAFTGGDSGFYSTIELPGRLKAKHLVEYLQKKNVLVQDATGMYLPEYRQENRIRLSVSQVDDRKIAVGVKKIGEGIRMLVNF; this is encoded by the coding sequence ATGGGCAATAAATATGATGAAGTCATAGAAGAAATCCAATCCAGATTGGATGATGAACGGCTGAAATCCGGAGAAAAGCTCCCTTCCATCCGCAGATTGGCCAAAGAATTCAACTGCAGCATCAACACTGTACTGAAAGCCTACAGTGAATTGGAGAAGGCACATCTGATTTATTCAGTGCCCAAAAGCGGCTATTTTGCAGTAGGCTCGGATATGCCCAAAAAACAAACTCAAATTAAAATAGACTTTGTCTCAGCAGGACCGGATAAAAGCAAGATGCCATACCGGGATTATCAGCATTGCATGAATCAGGCAATCGAGCTTTATAAAGAGGAAATGTTTCAGTATTCCCATCCCCTTGGCCTGGAGAGTCTGCGGCAGCAGCTGTCAGCTCAGCTTCAGGATTTGCAGGTTTTCGCCCCGCCTGAAAGAATTGCCGTTGTATCAGGATCCCAGCAGGCTCTGGATCTATTAATCTCACTGCCTTTTCCCAATAATAAAAATGAGATTTGCGCTGAACAGCCAACACACTTCAGTTTCATAGATTCCATTATTTCGCGCGGCTTGAAGCCGATCGGGATTGAGGTGAGTCAGAAAGGCATAGATCTTAATTATTTAGAAAAGATATTCAGAGAACGGAGCGTCAAGTTTTTCTACACAGTTTCCCGATTCCAGAACCCGACAGGCTGCAGCTACTCCAACCAGGAAAAAAAGCACATTGTCGAGCTCGCTCAGAAATATGATGTCTACATTATCGAGGATGACTATATGGGAGACCTTGATACCAGAAAAAAGGCAGACCCCATGTTTGCCTTTGATCCGTGCGGAAGAGTCATTTACACAAAAAGCTTTTCAAAAGTTTTGCTGCCTGGGCTGCGATTGGGATTGGCCGTTCTTCCGGAAGCACTAATGAAAAGCTTTACTCAAGCCAAATTTGCAGCGGACGTCCATACACCAGTTCTCACACAAGGGGCACTTGAGATTTACTTAAGCAGCGGAATGTTCAAAGCCCATATTGAAAAACTCAGGCGGCAATACAAAAAGAAAGGCACCATTCTCAAAAAGGCGTACCTGGAGCATCTGCCTCCAGGTGCTGCTTTTACTGGCGGGGATTCGGGATTCTATTCAACAATTGAGCTTCCAGGCAGATTAAAAGCAAAGCATCTTGTGGAATATCTCCAAAAGAAAAATGTTTTGGTTCAGGATGCAACAGGTATGTACCTCCCTGAATACAGGCAGGAAAACCGTATCCGGTTAAGCGTGTCACAGGTGGATGACAGGAAAATTGCGGTTGGGGTGAAAAAAATCGGGGAAGGGATTCGTATGTTAGTCAATTTTTAA
- a CDS encoding YkvI family membrane protein, translated as MKKSIQIAGAFIGVIVGAGFASGQEILQFFTGFGWMGIAGGVLATFFFAFLGMNLTQLGSRLQTDSHKDVIYHICGKYLGMAVDFIITFFLFGVAVVMLAGSGSIFEEQFGIPSMAGNIIMAVVTILTVCLNIQKVISIISLVTPFLLLMVVIISVYALSTMGLDFPEVQKLAESQTPAASNWFMGGLLYVSYNIAAGAAMLAVMGGTTKNEKQAGLGGILGGVGLGVLILLINVAMLVKMDVVEGSPMPILALANEISPAFGLLMFAVLLGMIYNTAVGMLYAFTARVVKRENPKFNVFVVLFGAAAFGASFIGFITLVGTVYPLMGYLGFTLITAIVFAWVRGKRKAVGSIGNGVALKQ; from the coding sequence TTGAAAAAGAGTATTCAGATTGCCGGGGCCTTTATTGGGGTCATTGTCGGAGCAGGTTTTGCTTCTGGGCAGGAGATTTTGCAGTTTTTTACGGGCTTTGGCTGGATGGGGATTGCCGGAGGCGTGCTCGCGACTTTTTTCTTTGCTTTTCTTGGCATGAATTTAACGCAGCTGGGAAGCCGTCTGCAAACAGATTCCCATAAAGATGTGATTTACCATATTTGCGGAAAGTATCTTGGGATGGCTGTTGATTTCATCATTACATTCTTCCTTTTTGGGGTGGCCGTCGTCATGCTTGCCGGATCGGGATCGATTTTCGAAGAGCAATTCGGCATCCCGAGTATGGCCGGGAATATTATTATGGCTGTGGTAACGATCCTGACAGTATGTCTAAATATCCAAAAAGTGATTTCAATTATCAGCCTGGTTACGCCATTTCTGCTGCTTATGGTGGTTATCATTAGCGTCTATGCCCTAAGCACGATGGGGCTGGATTTCCCGGAAGTTCAGAAATTGGCAGAAAGCCAAACGCCTGCTGCTTCCAACTGGTTTATGGGTGGATTATTATATGTTTCTTACAATATTGCGGCTGGTGCAGCGATGCTTGCTGTCATGGGCGGCACCACGAAGAATGAAAAGCAGGCTGGCTTGGGCGGAATCTTGGGCGGTGTTGGCCTGGGTGTCCTGATTTTACTGATCAATGTAGCCATGCTGGTCAAAATGGACGTGGTGGAGGGATCTCCAATGCCGATCCTTGCCCTTGCAAATGAAATTTCACCGGCATTTGGACTGTTAATGTTTGCTGTCCTGCTGGGTATGATCTACAACACTGCTGTTGGTATGCTGTATGCCTTCACAGCCAGGGTAGTAAAAAGGGAAAATCCTAAGTTTAACGTCTTTGTTGTATTATTTGGAGCTGCCGCTTTTGGCGCCAGTTTCATAGGCTTCATCACATTGGTCGGAACGGTTTATCCATTAATGGGGTACTTAGGATTTACATTGATTACGGCTATTGTCTTTGCTTGGGTTAGAGGGAAGAGGAAGGCTGTTGGGAGTATTGGTAATGGAGTTGCTTTGAAACAGTAG
- the menC gene encoding o-succinylbenzoate synthase, whose product MKVTEVVLRHMKMRMKAPFTTSFGTFQDKEFLLLEAKDENGVSGWGESVAFHSPWYNEETLKTNWHMLEDFIIPNLLNKEMEHPDDVSETLSYIRKNNMAKSAFEGAVWDLYAKQKGISLAKALGGSANEIEVGISIGIQDRVEDLLNLIDEYVEDGYKRIKVKIKPGWDVEVMREVRKHFPDIALMADANSAYTLDDIELLKQLDEFDLMMIEQPLASDDIIDHAVLQRELKTPVCLDESIHSYEDARKAIELGSCKIINIKIGRVGGLTESKKIHDLCQERSIPVWCGGMLESGIGRAHNIALTTLSNFIMPGDTAASSRYWEKDLIEPEVTVEDGMIKVPERSGIGYEPNYETIREFTVFEKKFALGEQNEQAALIGGNSATQIK is encoded by the coding sequence ATGAAAGTGACAGAAGTTGTATTGCGGCATATGAAAATGAGAATGAAAGCACCATTTACAACAAGCTTTGGCACGTTTCAGGATAAAGAATTTCTTTTATTGGAAGCAAAGGATGAGAACGGTGTTAGCGGCTGGGGAGAATCAGTTGCCTTTCATTCACCATGGTATAACGAAGAAACACTGAAAACGAACTGGCATATGCTTGAAGATTTCATCATTCCGAATCTATTAAACAAAGAAATGGAACACCCTGATGATGTGTCAGAAACCCTCTCCTACATACGGAAAAACAATATGGCGAAATCGGCATTTGAAGGGGCTGTTTGGGACTTATATGCCAAGCAGAAGGGAATTTCGCTTGCGAAGGCGCTTGGCGGGTCAGCGAATGAAATTGAGGTTGGAATCAGCATCGGGATTCAGGACCGTGTTGAGGATTTGCTGAACCTCATTGATGAATATGTAGAGGATGGCTACAAACGAATTAAAGTGAAAATCAAGCCGGGCTGGGATGTTGAGGTCATGAGAGAAGTGAGAAAGCATTTCCCGGATATAGCGCTTATGGCGGATGCAAACTCAGCCTACACACTTGATGATATTGAACTGTTAAAACAGCTGGATGAATTTGATTTAATGATGATCGAGCAGCCGCTGGCCTCTGATGATATTATTGACCATGCTGTTCTTCAGAGGGAACTTAAAACACCGGTCTGTCTCGATGAAAGCATCCATTCCTATGAGGATGCGCGCAAGGCGATTGAACTAGGAAGCTGCAAAATTATTAATATCAAAATCGGCCGTGTCGGGGGCTTGACAGAATCCAAAAAAATTCATGACCTCTGCCAGGAACGCAGCATCCCGGTATGGTGCGGGGGCATGCTGGAATCCGGCATCGGCAGGGCGCACAATATTGCCTTAACCACACTATCAAACTTCATTATGCCTGGAGACACAGCTGCATCATCCCGCTATTGGGAGAAGGATCTGATTGAACCTGAAGTAACCGTAGAAGATGGGATGATCAAGGTTCCAGAAAGATCCGGTATTGGCTATGAACCGAATTATGAAACTATTAGAGAATTTACTGTTTTTGAAAAGAAATTTGCGTTGGGGGAGCAGAATGAACAAGCAGCCCTCATTGGCGGGAATAGTGCCACTCAAATCAAATAA